A window of Lentibacillus sp. Marseille-P4043 contains these coding sequences:
- a CDS encoding DUF1428 family protein, protein MYTVIKIYRVNKINKQQFLDINERASEIYLANGALEDTTYLADNLNGQQGYMGLLDIINVADDELVFFGQSVYRNKSHFEDVRNHVNDEKELDQLYDELTKIVDFSRIVNASFTTEDKK, encoded by the coding sequence ATGTATACAGTTATTAAAATCTATCGAGTTAATAAAATAAATAAACAACAGTTTTTAGATATTAATGAAAGAGCAAGTGAAATTTATTTGGCAAATGGCGCGTTGGAGGATACCACATATCTGGCTGACAATCTTAATGGACAGCAAGGTTACATGGGCTTGCTAGATATAATTAATGTTGCGGATGACGAATTGGTCTTCTTTGGTCAATCTGTTTACCGTAATAAATCCCATTTTGAAGATGTCAGGAACCATGTTAATGATGAGAAGGAACTTGACCAATTATATGATGAATTAACCAAAATTGTAGATTTTTCTAGAATAGTAAATGCTTCATTCACAACCGAAGATAAGAAATAA